One window of the Marmota flaviventris isolate mMarFla1 chromosome 2, mMarFla1.hap1, whole genome shotgun sequence genome contains the following:
- the Mtfmt gene encoding LOW QUALITY PROTEIN: methionyl-tRNA formyltransferase, mitochondrial (The sequence of the model RefSeq protein was modified relative to this genomic sequence to represent the inferred CDS: deleted 2 bases in 1 codon) — translation MRILVRRCWGPGLGHGAAGGRPTSQWRILARLRGSLGEEDGRDTRVREKPPWRVLFFGTDQFAQETLRALHAARENKEEELIEKLEVVTVPSPSPKGLPVKQYAVQSQLPVHEWPDVGSGEYDVGVVASFGRLLSETLILKFPYGILNVHPSCLPRWRGPAPIIHTVLHGDLITGVTIMQIRPKRFDVGPILKQETIPVPPKSTAMELEALLSRLGANMLISVLKNLPESLKNGKQQPAEGVTQAPKISVGTSCIKWEEQTSEQIFRLYRAIGNIIPLQTLWMENTIKLLDLVEVNNLVLADAKLTRQTLTPGSIIYHKQSKILLVYCKDGWIGVRSVMLKKTLTATDFYNGYLHPWYQKNSQVQPNHCKFKTLRLPTKKKPKQVVAMQQCIK, via the exons ATGAGGATTTTGGTGCGGCGCTGCTGGGGACCAGGGTTGGGTCATGGCGCCGCGGGCGGCAGGCCGACCTCGCAGTGGCGGATTCTGGCCAGGCTCCGCGGGTCCCTCGGCGAGGAGGACGGCCGGGACACCCGAGTCCGCGAGAAGCCGCCCTGGCGTGTGCTCTTCTTCGGTACAGACCAGTTCGCCCAGGAGACTTTGCGGGCGCTGCACGCCGCCAG GGAGAACAAAGAAGAAGAGTTAATTGAAAAACTGGAGGTGGTGACAGTGCCTTCACCATCACCAAAAGGACTTCCAGTAAAGCAGTATGCTGTGCAGTCTCAGCTTCCAGTGCACGAGTGGCCAGATGTGGGATCTGGAGAGTACGATGTTGGAGTAGTGGCTTCCTTCGGCCGACTTTTGAGTGAGACTCTTATTCTTAAATTTCCCTA TGGCATATTGAATGTCCATCCCAGTTGCCTCCCGCGATGGCGTGGTCCAGCCCCTATAATCCATACAGTGCTTCATGGAGACCTGATTACTGGAGTGACAATTATGCAAATTAGACCTAAAAG GTTTGATGTAGGCCCAATTCTCAAGCAGGAGACCATCCCTGTGCCACCCAAGAGCACTGCCATGGAACTAGAAGCACTGTTATCAAGACTAGGAGCCAACATG CttatttcagttttgaaaaatttGCCTGAAAGTCTGAAAAATGGaaagcagcagcctgctgagggagTGACACAAG CTCCTAAGATTTCTGTTGGTACCAGCTGTATAAAATGGGAGGAACAAACTTCAGAGCAAATATTCAGACTTTATCGTGCCATTGGAAATATA ATCCCGTTGCAGACACTCTGGATGGAGAACACCATTAAACTTCTGGATTTGGTAGAAGTTAACAATTTAGTCCTTGCTG ATGCAAAACTAACAAGACAGACTCTTACTCCAGGATCAATAATATACCACAAACAGTCAAAAATATTGCTAGTTTATTGCAAG GATGGCTGGATTGGTGTTCGATCGGTAATGCTTAAGAAAACATTAACAGCAACTGATTTCTACAATGGATATTTGCacccctggtaccagaaaaattCCCAAGTTCAACCAAACCATTGCAAATTTAAGACACTCAGACTTCCAACAAAGAAGAAGCCG AAACAAGTTGTTGCTATGCAACAGTGCATTAAGTAA